One Bacillota bacterium DNA segment encodes these proteins:
- a CDS encoding amidase: MNDIICAPAAALADLIRSGKLSSEEVVDAHLRRIEQVNPELNAVVQLTADAARVNAREADADLCRGTVRGPLHGVPVTIKDAFETAGVVSTGGTEGRRSFVPYRDATAVARLRAAGAIVLGKTNVPELSLVYETDNLVYGRTKNPYDPARAPGGSSGGEAAIIAAGGSPLGLGSDTAGSVRVPAHFCGVAGIKTTTGLVPMTGHFPYNVWVTEWLSAAGVLSRYVEDLALVLPIIAGVDWRDPAVVPVLLGNPGNVDLRSLRAAFFTDNGLAVPTPETVTAVKAAAKALSDAGVEVQEARPEGIEQSHELMRQILGADGGAGLRMVLEMAGTTKTHPLTKRVLASMRSSTLSLGEFSGLMVRWYFYRSAMLSFMQRYDAVLCPVCTHPALPHGAAAKNETAPAFSYATAFNLTGWPAASVRAGASPEGLPIGVQVAARPWREDVALAAARQIETTLGGWLPPALTN; encoded by the coding sequence GTGAATGACATCATCTGTGCTCCGGCCGCGGCCCTGGCGGACTTAATCCGCAGCGGGAAACTCTCTTCCGAAGAGGTTGTTGACGCTCACCTGCGGCGGATAGAACAGGTAAACCCGGAGCTTAACGCGGTCGTTCAGTTGACCGCGGATGCGGCCCGCGTTAACGCCCGCGAAGCTGACGCCGATCTCTGCAGGGGGACGGTCAGGGGGCCGCTTCACGGTGTACCCGTAACCATTAAGGACGCCTTTGAGACGGCGGGTGTTGTTTCCACCGGCGGCACTGAAGGGCGCCGTTCCTTTGTACCGTACCGGGATGCGACTGCGGTCGCGCGCCTGCGCGCCGCCGGAGCGATTGTGCTGGGCAAAACGAACGTTCCGGAATTAAGCCTTGTTTATGAAACGGATAACCTTGTTTACGGAAGGACGAAGAATCCTTATGATCCCGCACGCGCCCCGGGTGGGAGCAGCGGCGGCGAAGCGGCTATTATCGCCGCCGGCGGGTCGCCCTTGGGCCTGGGAAGCGACACCGCCGGAAGTGTGCGCGTACCGGCCCATTTCTGCGGCGTTGCCGGGATAAAGACAACAACAGGACTCGTCCCGATGACGGGGCACTTTCCCTATAACGTTTGGGTGACGGAATGGCTGTCGGCGGCCGGGGTGTTGTCAAGGTATGTGGAGGACCTGGCTCTGGTCCTTCCGATTATCGCGGGGGTGGATTGGCGTGATCCGGCCGTGGTGCCGGTATTGCTCGGTAATCCCGGGAATGTGGATCTGAGGAGCTTAAGGGCGGCTTTTTTTACGGATAACGGGCTGGCGGTTCCCACACCCGAAACAGTTACAGCGGTTAAAGCCGCGGCGAAGGCATTGTCGGATGCGGGGGTGGAAGTCCAGGAAGCCCGGCCCGAGGGAATCGAGCAGTCCCATGAATTAATGCGGCAAATACTTGGCGCCGACGGCGGCGCCGGGCTCCGTATGGTGCTTGAGATGGCCGGGACGACGAAGACTCACCCTCTGACAAAACGGGTGCTTGCTTCGATGCGGTCTTCCACCCTATCCCTGGGTGAATTCAGCGGTCTGATGGTGCGGTGGTACTTTTACCGTAGCGCGATGCTGTCCTTTATGCAGAGATATGATGCGGTGCTTTGTCCCGTTTGTACGCACCCGGCCTTGCCCCACGGCGCTGCAGCAAAGAACGAAACGGCTCCCGCCTTTAGTTACGCAACGGCCTTCAACCTTACCGGGTGGCCCGCCGCATCCGTTCGCGCCGGCGCTTCCCCCGAAGGTTTGCCCATCGGCGTGCAGGTCGCGGCCCGTCCCTGGCGGGAGGACGTTGCCCTGGCGGCGGCCCGGCAGATCGAAACCACTTTAGGAGGCTGGCTGCCACCCGCTCTCACTAACTGA
- a CDS encoding WbqC family protein — translation MAPHRVVITQPTYLPWLGYFNQMACADTFIFLDSVQFEKSSWQQRNRLKGPNGDFWLTVPVLTKGRSRQLIKDVEITDERWTMKHFKTMKYLYAKAPFFRDVIDLFADIYQKRWEKLIDLNLAIIFMLAAKLGLSPRFHLSSELGGKGKKVDLLIQLCEKVGATHYMSGQAAKAYIDQDNRFGNHGITLEYHDFPHPRYPQLHGPFVSHLSMVDAVMNVGWARTRELIDTIRDEI, via the coding sequence ATGGCGCCACACAGGGTTGTTATCACGCAGCCCACCTATCTGCCCTGGCTGGGTTATTTTAACCAGATGGCCTGCGCCGATACCTTTATTTTTCTGGACAGTGTGCAATTTGAAAAAAGCTCTTGGCAGCAGCGAAACAGGCTGAAGGGCCCTAACGGAGATTTTTGGCTGACAGTGCCGGTACTAACGAAAGGTCGAAGTCGGCAACTGATAAAGGATGTAGAAATAACGGATGAACGGTGGACGATGAAACACTTCAAGACAATGAAATACCTATACGCCAAGGCTCCGTTTTTCCGGGATGTAATTGATCTTTTTGCGGACATCTATCAGAAGCGGTGGGAAAAATTGATTGACCTGAACCTTGCAATTATTTTCATGCTGGCCGCTAAGCTCGGACTCTCGCCCAGGTTTCATCTCTCCTCCGAGTTAGGCGGGAAGGGAAAGAAAGTGGACCTGTTGATTCAATTATGTGAAAAAGTCGGCGCCACCCACTATATGTCCGGCCAGGCAGCCAAGGCTTATATTGACCAGGACAACCGGTTTGGAAACCACGGGATAACCCTTGAATACCACGACTTTCCCCACCCGCGATACCCGCAGCTCCACGGGCCGTTTGTCAGCCACCTTTCCATGGTTGACGCGGTTATGAACGTCGGTTGGGCTCGCACACGGGAGCTAATAGACACAATAAGGGATGAGATATGA
- a CDS encoding pectin esterase, whose protein sequence is MAALNTERPAAPGDSMSRQERAFQLTVNVLDWETGAIVQDYKFIANENNVGNPFDPDPANWPSLKPGASHSPVAAPGDSANPTVDLPAGKYLVTVLAPGHKLGGNRVNLDADTALTVRLQPHPLPLSKIRVHVFEDNRPVNGEDDFPLELGLSGFRIVIDDAVGEVTVDYFGNPLGTQYERDAGGNLILDPEGNPIPAPGTGGVVWTDANGDAVIEYLPPGKYEVQAVPPDGTDWIQTTTIEGTHMIDAWIEEGNDGYSPREGFRMPLVWIGFVRPVEFVPGAGTGTITGRVRTVIEFTPPVRPLTLGGPVDRPWIALTDLGGNDEQVYTGRGNPDGAFAITSVPAGLYQMAIWDEPLDHIISFRTVQIGEGETVNMGDIGIPRWFGWISGMVFRDSDGNGIRDLDSTGNYVEEGFPNVPMGTRFKDGSVQYATVTDMDGHYSFDEVFELERFTVTELGFDRFGQTAATGTPDAGIDPPRPAVTYPGVLTLAALTWAAKTNRIDWGMHEYPLPGPGGADVTNGGISGIVYYATMRNEIDPRYAAAEDYEPGIPGVTLHLYRLNPDGSTVLINSAQTDAWQHPTGCVRPDGSEDPGCTEVPNSSNQIKEGVFDGGYAFNAYFDPYFGAPGAVEKPLEPGTYLVKVFPPTDPGNRLPDGGQKPLYKVIDKDSVNTGEGDEYTAQPAAATRSAEPLEGRETQKPLTRMAPPPYYGDTYDTKIVTLNRGQNAVADFFLYTDVPVPGRIVGFLLDDVNIETDPAFIYYGEKRGIPYTPVGIRDYKGRLITTVYSDANGVFEVLLPSTYTANVPTPSGVVPGMYRVIGNDPGDPDRPNDNYNPNYQTLELVFDVWPGKTTYADVALFPITAFVETPGAQFSRPPVCLSEGEPRISSVNRVHVTQSGSRVLLIRGSNFGGNRGSATLNGEAIPILGWTDRIIIAFVPRDFPPGLAQLIVKASTGVSGTAGITIHVFGAGYSPPVVNALPDTTIQEAIDTAPPGSLIIIRPGVYHESPILYKNVKLQGMGPGVTTIDGRFFGSYQASWEAKLASLTFDGPQEIPRGQVITVVAQDGTFSNAYTAQIDGLTVTGARGGEGGGIFVNAYCRYLEISNNVIQSNGGGFGGATTIGRPYAGDNHNDGVRIRHNRILNNGGISLAGGVGIFSGAHGYEFSYNEVCGNYSAEYGGGISHYGLSNGGSIHHNKFLFNASFDEGAGIFAGGEQPVPPATLSAGSGAVDIYNNLVQGNLANDDGGGIRLLQPGTHRINIYNNMIVNNVSMDLGGGLALDDASNVVIVNNTIAKNITTATAEDSDGLPHGAGLASEGNSAAFQASLPPDSPVFSDPVLFNNIFWDNRAGWYDQALNEGRGGIAGIGAAGDSAPVNVMDLEVFGTPSPEVLSPHYCSLSKEYGVPDPTNIIVDPSFVAVYDTEISAVAFNMEPDFKSLKIVTVVPTLQGDYHIRPDSPAIDRGGESLTVHGETYYAPATGYDDRPRGAVPDIGADEAR, encoded by the coding sequence ATGGCTGCTCTTAATACGGAAAGACCGGCAGCACCCGGCGACTCTATGTCTCGACAGGAAAGAGCATTCCAACTGACCGTTAATGTTTTGGACTGGGAGACAGGCGCCATAGTTCAGGATTATAAGTTTATTGCGAACGAAAACAATGTGGGGAACCCTTTTGACCCTGATCCGGCAAATTGGCCGTCGCTCAAACCCGGCGCAAGCCACAGCCCGGTTGCAGCCCCCGGAGACTCGGCAAACCCCACAGTTGATCTTCCCGCCGGCAAGTACCTTGTAACGGTTCTGGCGCCCGGCCATAAGCTCGGCGGCAACCGGGTGAACCTCGATGCCGACACTGCGCTCACGGTAAGGCTTCAACCTCACCCGCTGCCTCTTTCGAAGATCCGCGTCCACGTTTTCGAAGACAACCGCCCGGTGAATGGTGAAGATGACTTTCCTTTAGAACTCGGACTCTCCGGCTTTCGGATTGTCATCGACGATGCGGTGGGTGAGGTAACGGTAGACTACTTCGGCAACCCCCTGGGAACACAATATGAACGCGACGCGGGCGGGAACCTCATCCTTGACCCGGAAGGGAACCCCATCCCCGCGCCGGGCACCGGCGGCGTGGTCTGGACCGACGCAAACGGGGACGCGGTAATAGAATACCTCCCGCCCGGTAAGTACGAGGTGCAGGCCGTTCCTCCGGACGGCACGGACTGGATTCAAACCACCACAATTGAAGGAACGCACATGATTGACGCCTGGATCGAAGAAGGCAACGACGGTTACAGCCCGCGCGAGGGCTTCCGGATGCCGCTGGTCTGGATCGGTTTTGTCCGGCCGGTGGAATTCGTCCCCGGAGCAGGAACAGGTACGATTACCGGGCGGGTACGGACCGTCATAGAGTTCACCCCACCAGTGAGACCTCTTACCCTTGGCGGACCCGTCGACCGGCCCTGGATCGCCTTGACCGACCTAGGCGGAAACGACGAGCAGGTGTATACCGGCCGCGGCAATCCCGACGGCGCCTTCGCCATTACAAGCGTACCGGCCGGCCTATACCAGATGGCGATCTGGGATGAGCCCCTCGACCACATTATTTCCTTCAGAACCGTCCAGATCGGAGAGGGCGAAACGGTAAATATGGGCGACATCGGGATTCCGCGTTGGTTCGGCTGGATCAGCGGTATGGTTTTCCGCGACTCAGACGGTAACGGTATCCGCGATTTGGATTCAACCGGGAATTATGTCGAGGAGGGTTTCCCGAATGTTCCTATGGGCACACGCTTTAAAGACGGAAGCGTTCAGTACGCCACCGTAACCGATATGGACGGGCACTATTCTTTCGATGAAGTTTTTGAGCTGGAACGTTTTACGGTTACCGAACTTGGGTTCGACCGGTTCGGGCAGACCGCCGCCACGGGTACCCCCGACGCCGGCATCGATCCCCCGCGGCCGGCCGTAACCTATCCGGGAGTGCTCACCCTCGCCGCCCTCACCTGGGCGGCCAAGACAAACCGCATCGATTGGGGCATGCATGAGTATCCCCTTCCCGGACCCGGCGGAGCCGATGTTACCAACGGCGGAATCTCCGGGATCGTTTACTACGCGACCATGCGCAACGAAATCGACCCGCGCTACGCGGCGGCGGAAGACTATGAACCCGGCATCCCCGGCGTCACCTTACACCTTTACAGGCTGAACCCCGATGGCAGCACCGTTCTGATAAACTCCGCGCAAACCGATGCCTGGCAGCATCCGACCGGCTGTGTACGCCCGGATGGTTCTGAAGACCCCGGATGCACTGAGGTCCCTAACAGCTCCAACCAGATCAAGGAAGGTGTCTTCGACGGAGGCTACGCCTTCAATGCATATTTTGACCCCTATTTCGGCGCGCCCGGCGCAGTGGAAAAGCCGCTGGAACCCGGAACCTACCTCGTAAAAGTGTTTCCCCCCACCGACCCAGGCAACCGTCTGCCCGACGGCGGGCAAAAACCGCTTTATAAAGTGATCGACAAAGATTCCGTAAACACCGGGGAGGGCGATGAGTATACAGCTCAACCGGCAGCGGCGACACGCAGCGCAGAACCGTTAGAAGGCCGCGAAACTCAAAAACCTTTAACCCGCATGGCGCCGCCTCCTTATTACGGGGACACCTATGATACAAAGATTGTTACCCTGAACCGGGGGCAAAACGCGGTTGCGGACTTTTTCCTTTATACAGACGTCCCGGTTCCCGGACGCATAGTCGGGTTCCTCCTTGACGATGTCAACATTGAAACCGACCCCGCCTTCATTTACTACGGTGAAAAACGCGGGATTCCTTACACCCCCGTAGGAATAAGGGATTATAAGGGACGTTTGATCACTACGGTCTATTCGGACGCCAACGGCGTTTTTGAGGTACTGCTGCCTTCGACTTATACGGCGAACGTACCGACGCCTTCCGGTGTTGTACCCGGTATGTACCGCGTAATCGGCAATGATCCGGGCGACCCCGACCGGCCAAATGACAACTATAATCCGAACTACCAGACTCTCGAACTTGTTTTCGATGTTTGGCCCGGTAAAACCACCTACGCTGATGTCGCGCTTTTCCCCATAACCGCTTTTGTGGAAACTCCCGGGGCGCAGTTCTCACGGCCGCCCGTATGTCTGTCGGAGGGAGAGCCCCGGATCAGCAGTGTGAACCGGGTACATGTCACCCAGAGCGGAAGCAGGGTGTTGCTTATCAGGGGGAGCAACTTCGGCGGAAACCGGGGGTCTGCGACGCTTAACGGCGAAGCGATACCCATCCTCGGCTGGACCGACAGAATAATCATCGCTTTTGTTCCGAGGGATTTTCCCCCCGGCCTCGCTCAGCTTATCGTGAAGGCAAGCACCGGCGTTTCCGGCACGGCAGGGATTACCATCCACGTGTTCGGAGCAGGTTATTCCCCGCCGGTAGTCAACGCTCTTCCCGACACCACGATTCAGGAAGCCATCGACACCGCTCCACCGGGTTCGCTGATCATCATCCGCCCGGGTGTCTACCACGAAAGCCCTATCCTTTATAAAAACGTCAAACTTCAAGGAATGGGGCCGGGGGTTACCACGATTGACGGGCGCTTTTTCGGAAGCTACCAGGCTTCGTGGGAAGCGAAACTTGCCTCGCTGACCTTTGACGGGCCTCAAGAGATACCCCGGGGGCAGGTTATAACCGTCGTGGCGCAGGACGGAACCTTCAGCAACGCATATACCGCACAGATCGACGGGCTTACAGTTACCGGCGCCAGAGGCGGGGAAGGCGGCGGGATATTTGTAAACGCCTACTGCCGGTACCTGGAGATAAGCAACAACGTGATTCAAAGCAACGGTGGAGGCTTCGGCGGCGCGACGACCATCGGCAGGCCGTACGCCGGCGATAATCACAACGACGGTGTCCGCATCCGCCATAACCGCATCCTGAATAACGGCGGCATCAGCCTTGCCGGCGGCGTGGGAATCTTCTCCGGCGCCCACGGCTACGAATTCTCCTATAACGAAGTCTGCGGCAACTATTCCGCAGAGTACGGCGGCGGTATCTCGCACTATGGTTTGAGCAACGGCGGGAGCATTCACCACAATAAATTCCTGTTCAATGCCTCTTTCGATGAAGGTGCGGGAATTTTCGCAGGCGGGGAACAACCGGTCCCGCCCGCAACCCTTTCCGCCGGTTCCGGCGCCGTAGACATATACAACAACCTCGTTCAGGGCAACCTCGCCAACGACGACGGCGGCGGCATCCGTTTGCTGCAACCCGGCACGCACCGCATCAATATCTACAACAATATGATTGTCAACAACGTTTCCATGGACCTGGGCGGCGGTCTGGCCTTGGACGACGCCTCCAACGTCGTTATCGTCAACAACACCATCGCCAAAAACATCACCACCGCCACCGCTGAAGACAGCGACGGCCTGCCGCACGGAGCAGGCCTGGCAAGCGAAGGTAACAGCGCCGCCTTCCAGGCAAGCCTGCCCCCGGATTCTCCGGTTTTCAGCGACCCCGTGCTTTTTAACAACATTTTCTGGGATAACCGCGCCGGTTGGTACGACCAGGCTCTAAACGAGGGACGCGGCGGTATCGCGGGCATCGGGGCCGCCGGTGACTCCGCGCCGGTTAACGTTATGGACCTTGAAGTTTTCGGCACACCTTCTCCGGAGGTATTAAGCCCGCATTACTGCAGTCTTTCTAAAGAATACGGGGTTCCCGACCCCACGAACATCATTGTCGATCCGTCCTTCGTTGCGGTCTATGATACGGAGATCTCGGCTGTCGCCTTTAATATGGAACCCGACTTTAAGAGCTTAAAAATCGTCACCGTGGTTCCCACGCTTCAAGGCGATTACCACATTCGGCCGGACTCACCGGCAATCGACAGGGGCGGAGAAAGCCTTACCGTTCACGGAGAGACTTATTACGCACCGGCCACCGGTTACGACGACCGGCCGCGTGGAGCCGTCCCGGACATCGGCGCGGACGAGGCCCGTTGA
- a CDS encoding multicopper oxidase domain-containing protein, protein MALKQIRYGATDGFIKMPGGSKYYIFGFTDITGIPENEIYAHLGKAQLVAPLLDVTVGDRVELTLTNLGMPQRPDLDDSHTIHWHGFPNQIPLWDGVPEASISVPVGRNLVYYYEPRDSGTYMYHCHFEPVEHIQMGMIGPLIARPLDYNPSDPSLKTAYGAGTGSAFDREYFLLLTELDPVAHDQVLNVQEFDWTEYRPQYWLINGRAYPDTVDTTPGGELSAQPYPCHIKANTGEKVLLRFINLGFEEHAITILGLSMTVIGRDAQLLRGLHGEDLTFRRDVLYFGAGQTVDAVIQPQQPGIYPLYNRGYQKDNNAGVTPGGMMTHVQIYPAGTLPPQTGPGL, encoded by the coding sequence ATGGCGCTGAAACAAATCCGCTACGGAGCTACCGATGGTTTTATAAAGATGCCCGGCGGTTCGAAGTACTACATTTTTGGTTTCACCGACATTACCGGGATCCCCGAAAATGAGATTTACGCGCACCTGGGTAAGGCGCAACTGGTCGCTCCCCTGCTCGATGTTACAGTCGGAGACCGGGTCGAATTGACCCTGACTAACCTCGGAATGCCGCAACGCCCCGACCTTGACGACTCCCACACCATCCACTGGCACGGATTTCCAAATCAGATACCGTTATGGGACGGAGTTCCTGAAGCCTCGATATCCGTACCGGTTGGACGCAACCTTGTTTACTATTACGAGCCCCGGGATTCGGGCACATATATGTACCACTGTCATTTTGAACCGGTGGAACACATCCAGATGGGGATGATCGGTCCGCTGATCGCCCGTCCCCTCGACTACAACCCTTCCGACCCGTCACTTAAAACCGCATACGGCGCCGGCACCGGGTCGGCCTTCGACCGGGAGTACTTCCTCTTACTTACCGAACTTGATCCGGTCGCCCATGACCAGGTTTTAAACGTCCAGGAGTTTGATTGGACCGAGTACCGGCCTCAGTACTGGTTGATCAACGGCCGTGCCTATCCGGATACCGTCGATACGACTCCCGGCGGCGAATTGTCCGCACAGCCTTACCCGTGCCATATAAAGGCAAACACCGGCGAGAAAGTGCTCCTGCGTTTTATCAACCTCGGTTTCGAGGAACACGCGATAACCATTTTAGGGTTGTCAATGACAGTCATAGGCCGGGACGCTCAGCTTCTGCGGGGACTGCACGGTGAGGATCTTACATTCAGGCGGGACGTTCTTTATTTCGGCGCCGGGCAAACCGTAGACGCCGTTATCCAGCCCCAACAACCGGGGATATATCCTCTTTACAACAGAGGTTACCAAAAGGATAACA